In one bacterium genomic region, the following are encoded:
- the rnpA gene encoding ribonuclease P protein component, whose product MFARSQRLRKNSDILRVYKRGNRAYTNHLKLHYVVNPRGTRVAVVVSKKVDKRAVIRNTAKRRVRELIREELKVLSLTQFDIIVTIQTSLINVSVSELRSEVRQLLGRMR is encoded by the coding sequence ATGTTTGCGCGCTCACAGCGCCTACGTAAAAACTCCGATATATTACGTGTGTATAAGCGCGGAAACAGAGCTTATACTAATCACTTAAAGCTACATTATGTTGTTAACCCAAGAGGTACTCGGGTGGCTGTAGTGGTTTCAAAAAAAGTTGATAAACGAGCTGTTATTAGAAATACTGCAAAGCGTCGAGTGCGGGAGTTAATTCGAGAAGAATTGAAAGTTTTATCCCTAACTCAATTTGATATAATAGTTACTATACAAACAAGTCTAATTAACGTTAGTGTGAGTGAGTTGCGTAGCGAGGTTAGGCAACTGTTGGGAAGGATGAGGTAG
- the yidD gene encoding membrane protein insertion efficiency factor YidD produces the protein MRVYQFSLSPDHGLLKVFYPYGCCRFYPTCSEYAHQAIGEHGVVRGGALAVKRLGRCNPWNRGGIDLVPSISKKG, from the coding sequence ATTCGGGTATATCAATTTAGCTTATCTCCAGACCACGGTTTATTGAAAGTATTCTATCCGTATGGCTGTTGCCGATTTTATCCAACCTGCAGTGAGTACGCGCATCAGGCTATTGGTGAGCATGGTGTGGTACGTGGTGGTGCACTGGCAGTGAAGCGGTTGGGGCGCTGTAATCCATGGAACCGAGGTGGAATAGATTTGGTTCCCAGTATAAGTAAGAAAGGTTAG
- a CDS encoding VanW family protein yields the protein MPGVKIYGVYVGGLTKDEATTLLKKETTQYIDSSTIIIDTQSSNTKAMIPASEVGLTYDIQSDVDTAYQQGRDGQLLQKLFTQAQLLVGLNNSQPAHINYNSTKLYAIIQPISKSLATPSQNASLTATPQGALAIQGEQAGNRLNLVNFIDSYTKTVSLLQRNNITAQVNIQPAAVSSNSLQIHKNNLEQFVRNPMSVSYREKSWTIPTNDLLSWLSYTSGITPLREDILHNYYHQQPPSNTQLGFDTSRIKSYISTTTKEINQKAIDAKLTIENGRATIFQQNQDGRAVDLDITAKAIVDNLLASSPTNTIPLTVVVTKADVTSDTIEQLGIKELLSEGVSYFPGSSANRMTNVRIGANRYNGVLLKPGQVFSFGELLGKVGPEQGYKEGRVILEGRTESQYGGGLCQVSSTAFRAALLAGLPILERYNHSFAVDYYTQPYGVPGVDATIYYPSVDFKFRNDTANHILIQTEMVGTTLKFRFYGTKEKSGVIRGPYFISGSNDATQPSKTVFYRDIIVNEKVAKTTTFYTTYRSSLDFPPVN from the coding sequence ATGCCTGGAGTTAAAATATATGGAGTTTATGTCGGTGGACTCACTAAAGACGAGGCAACAACCCTCTTAAAAAAAGAGACGACTCAATATATTGATAGTTCAACAATTATAATAGATACCCAGTCATCTAATACAAAGGCAATGATTCCAGCTTCTGAGGTGGGGCTCACATATGATATTCAGTCGGATGTTGATACTGCCTATCAACAAGGCCGAGACGGTCAATTACTACAAAAGCTCTTTACTCAAGCTCAACTTTTAGTGGGTTTGAATAATAGCCAGCCCGCTCATATTAATTACAACTCCACTAAGCTCTATGCGATTATTCAACCTATCTCAAAAAGCCTTGCTACCCCTAGCCAAAATGCCAGTCTTACAGCTACCCCTCAAGGTGCACTCGCTATTCAAGGCGAGCAAGCTGGCAATCGCCTTAACTTAGTGAATTTTATTGATAGCTACACTAAAACGGTTAGTTTATTACAGAGAAATAACATTACAGCACAGGTAAATATTCAACCAGCAGCCGTCTCTAGTAACTCTCTGCAAATACATAAAAATAATTTAGAGCAATTTGTCCGCAATCCAATGTCTGTGTCATACAGAGAAAAAAGCTGGACAATACCAACAAATGATCTGCTAAGTTGGCTCAGCTACACCAGTGGCATCACTCCACTCCGGGAAGATATTCTACATAACTATTATCATCAGCAACCCCCATCTAATACACAACTAGGATTCGATACGTCACGCATTAAAAGCTATATCAGCACCACCACCAAAGAAATTAACCAGAAAGCTATAGACGCTAAGCTCACTATAGAAAATGGGCGAGCTACAATATTCCAACAAAATCAGGATGGGCGAGCTGTCGATTTAGATATCACAGCTAAAGCAATTGTTGATAATCTCCTTGCTTCATCACCAACCAATACGATACCGCTCACTGTGGTTGTGACAAAAGCAGATGTTACCAGTGACACAATCGAACAGCTCGGTATTAAGGAACTATTATCGGAAGGGGTCTCCTACTTTCCGGGGTCTTCGGCTAATCGTATGACAAACGTTCGAATTGGAGCAAATCGGTATAATGGAGTGCTTTTAAAACCGGGCCAGGTTTTTAGTTTTGGTGAACTGCTTGGCAAGGTTGGTCCCGAACAAGGCTACAAAGAGGGCCGAGTAATTTTAGAAGGGCGAACCGAAAGCCAGTACGGAGGTGGACTTTGTCAGGTTAGCTCCACCGCCTTCCGAGCCGCTCTTTTGGCTGGATTACCAATCTTAGAGCGCTACAATCATTCTTTTGCTGTCGACTACTACACTCAGCCCTATGGTGTTCCTGGGGTTGATGCAACTATTTATTATCCATCTGTTGATTTTAAATTTAGAAATGATACCGCCAATCATATCCTCATCCAAACCGAGATGGTTGGTACCACGCTGAAGTTTCGCTTTTATGGCACAAAGGAGAAAAGTGGAGTTATTCGGGGACCATACTTTATATCCGGTAGTAATGATGCCACTCAGCCATCAAAGACTGTCTTCTACCGAGATATTATAGTAAATGAAAAAGTAGCTAAAACCACTACTTTCTACACAACCTATCGATCATCGCTGGACTTTCCGCCAGTAAACTAG
- a CDS encoding KH domain-containing protein, with protein MKISEEHITQAKQIISAMLEAMGFVEYTIYEDQLESRQILSIAAENQAVLIGRKGESLTAFQTLFNVILKHQDPTAPFITIDIAGYKKERIEKVMRIAEDTAKKVRDYGREQEMKPMNAFERRIVHTVLAEIPELETESVGEDPNRKVIIRLKQS; from the coding sequence ATGAAAATTTCGGAAGAGCACATTACGCAGGCTAAGCAGATAATCTCGGCAATGCTAGAAGCAATGGGGTTTGTGGAGTACACCATTTACGAGGATCAATTAGAGAGTCGGCAGATATTATCAATTGCTGCCGAAAACCAAGCAGTATTAATTGGTCGTAAAGGGGAGAGTTTAACAGCCTTCCAAACACTCTTTAATGTTATTTTAAAACACCAAGATCCAACTGCACCATTCATTACTATTGATATTGCGGGGTATAAAAAAGAGCGCATTGAGAAGGTGATGCGGATTGCTGAAGATACGGCTAAAAAGGTACGAGATTATGGTCGAGAGCAAGAAATGAAGCCTATGAATGCATTTGAGCGACGGATTGTCCATACCGTACTAGCCGAGATACCAGAACTAGAAACTGAGAGCGTTGGTGAAGATCCTAATCGTAAGGTGATAATTAGACTAAAACAAAGCTAG
- the rpmH gene encoding 50S ribosomal protein L34, producing the protein MKRTYQPKKRRRQRVHGFMARMKTRVGRAVLKRRRLKGRARVAI; encoded by the coding sequence ATGAAACGAACTTATCAACCAAAGAAACGTCGCCGTCAGCGCGTACATGGATTTATGGCTCGTATGAAGACGCGAGTTGGCCGGGCGGTTTTAAAACGTCGCCGTCTAAAAGGTCGCGCGCGCGTAGCTATCTAG
- a CDS encoding glycosyltransferase family 4 protein produces the protein MARILIDGRWIKDSGIGRYVENLTTEVICQDKKNTYIILVKKGESGCLSVQDNRVEYVETDIGWYTPQEQIALPKLLEAQNPDLVHFTNFNIPLSYHKPFVVTIHDLTLLRYKSIKGGLLAPFTYHLKDVVMRHILKTAVKRSRRIFTPSQFVKEDVVGRYHCDPQKIIITNNAADKHIANGRINLNQYGITQPFILCVGNPYPHKNLDRLQKAFAQLTQNKDFNCQLVIVGRDNEFMDRQKKLTKKLKLENRIKYTGYINDVELAGIYKKALLYVFPSLSEGFGIPGLEAMSYGVPVASSNATCLPEIFGKGAAYFDPKNIDMMARVIGDLALDDTRRKKLVQLGYGQVQKYSWAKSARELVHSYNEALKS, from the coding sequence ATGGCACGGATACTTATAGACGGCAGATGGATTAAGGATAGCGGTATTGGTCGCTACGTCGAAAATCTCACTACTGAGGTTATTTGCCAGGATAAGAAAAATACTTACATTATCTTGGTTAAAAAAGGTGAATCTGGCTGTTTGTCAGTTCAGGACAATCGAGTTGAATATGTCGAAACTGATATTGGTTGGTATACACCCCAGGAGCAAATCGCGCTACCTAAACTCTTAGAGGCTCAGAATCCAGATTTAGTGCATTTTACTAACTTTAATATTCCACTAAGCTATCACAAGCCATTTGTAGTGACTATTCATGACCTTACTCTTTTGCGCTATAAAAGTATAAAAGGTGGGCTACTAGCTCCATTTACTTATCACCTAAAAGATGTTGTCATGAGACATATTCTAAAAACTGCCGTCAAGCGTAGTCGGCGTATTTTTACACCAAGTCAGTTTGTAAAAGAAGATGTGGTGGGGCGGTATCACTGTGATCCGCAAAAAATAATTATTACCAATAATGCTGCCGATAAACATATTGCCAATGGCCGCATTAATCTCAATCAATATGGGATTACCCAGCCCTTTATTCTTTGTGTGGGTAATCCTTATCCGCATAAAAACTTAGATCGCCTACAGAAGGCTTTTGCTCAACTTACTCAAAATAAAGACTTTAATTGTCAGCTGGTGATAGTGGGGCGGGATAATGAATTTATGGATCGTCAGAAAAAACTTACTAAAAAATTAAAACTTGAAAATAGGATTAAATATACAGGGTACATAAATGACGTAGAGCTAGCTGGAATATATAAAAAAGCATTACTGTATGTTTTTCCATCGCTATCGGAAGGCTTTGGTATCCCGGGGTTGGAGGCGATGAGTTACGGGGTGCCAGTGGCGAGTTCAAACGCTACTTGCCTACCGGAAATTTTTGGTAAAGGTGCAGCTTATTTTGACCCAAAAAATATTGATATGATGGCACGAGTGATCGGTGATTTAGCCCTAGATGATACTCGGCGCAAAAAACTAGTCCAGCTTGGGTATGGGCAGGTACAAAAATACTCTTGGGCCAAGTCAGCTCGAGAGCTAGTACATAGCTATAATGAAGCGCTAAAGAGTTAG
- the recF gene encoding DNA replication and repair protein RecF (All proteins in this family for which functions are known are DNA-binding proteins that assist the filamentation of RecA onto DNA for the initiation of recombination or recombinational repair.), with the protein MLTQLRLSHFRSYESLDLVFGELVFLILGPNATGKTNILEAIYIASTGKSFRAQEDQLVTHGQDGYSIEARYDDEVIRVVSHITPNKKKLFERNAVKISRSTLLGRHPVVLFEPNDLNLLSATPEQRRRYLDTVLIQTNQHYRRSYLMYRRLLKQRNSLLRHNKRMPVLKLDDQLFILDTQISPLAEEISHYRQNLLKDIEEILIQVVPRIAKKDHAMRVEFKQRSSDFMIRIQAARRRDVAVGSTTEGPHREDWSLWFDDYPIYQTASRGETRTAILALKLAELQYVKTHSDNRQPILLLDDVFSELDESRRRQLIQELTDIQTVITSTDIDKRLKLPAQTLDLTRPVK; encoded by the coding sequence ATGCTGACCCAGCTCCGTCTATCCCATTTTCGTTCGTATGAATCGCTCGATCTAGTATTTGGTGAGTTGGTTTTTTTAATACTGGGCCCTAATGCTACTGGTAAGACTAATATTTTAGAGGCTATTTATATCGCCTCGACTGGAAAATCTTTCCGCGCTCAGGAAGATCAGCTAGTGACACATGGGCAGGATGGATATTCTATTGAGGCTCGCTATGACGATGAGGTAATCCGAGTGGTATCACACATTACTCCTAATAAGAAGAAGCTATTCGAGAGGAATGCAGTTAAGATTTCTCGGTCGACGCTACTAGGTCGGCATCCAGTGGTATTGTTTGAGCCTAATGATTTAAACCTTCTCTCGGCCACGCCAGAGCAACGTCGACGCTATTTAGATACAGTTTTAATACAAACCAACCAGCACTACCGAAGAAGCTATTTAATGTATCGTCGCTTGCTTAAACAGCGCAATTCCCTATTGCGGCACAATAAGCGTATGCCGGTTTTAAAACTTGATGATCAGTTGTTTATTTTAGATACCCAAATTAGCCCACTAGCAGAAGAAATATCACATTATCGTCAAAATCTACTAAAAGATATAGAAGAGATCCTTATTCAAGTAGTTCCTAGAATTGCAAAAAAAGATCATGCAATGCGAGTAGAATTTAAGCAAAGGAGTTCAGATTTTATGATACGTATTCAAGCTGCTCGCAGACGTGATGTAGCGGTTGGTAGTACGACGGAGGGGCCACACCGAGAGGATTGGTCGCTATGGTTTGATGACTACCCTATTTATCAAACTGCATCTCGAGGCGAGACGCGAACGGCTATTTTAGCCTTAAAGCTAGCTGAACTGCAGTATGTAAAAACCCATAGTGATAATCGGCAGCCAATCTTATTATTGGATGATGTATTTAGTGAGCTAGATGAGTCGCGTCGTCGACAATTAATACAGGAATTAACAGATATACAGACAGTAATTACAAGTACCGATATTGATAAGAGATTAAAATTACCAGCTCAAACTCTAGACTTAACAAGGCCAGTCAAGTGA
- the dnaN gene encoding DNA polymerase III subunit beta: protein MKISVVQENLVKAVATVSRVVGSRASLPILGNILLKADKSSLSLSTTNLEIALTVTIGCKAEQTGTVCVPAKLLLETLQSLQSEKIMLSSDDSKLEIASAGAEVQIQAMSADEFPAIPTISSPQHLTLPRDIMVDALAEVVVAASLDESRPVLAGVFMQSKQDEIIFAATDSYRLAETRISVSSKGDTAIIFPLRTVQEVLRLAGSSEASEVALELGKTEAKITINNVELVTRLIEGSFPNYSQIIPSQATSTLRVLRSELVQAARLAGIFARESAHTITLKASGSTLQLHAEAAQVGQNTSEVSLKLDGAEAAISLNVRFLIDALSVISTDEVELRLNDKLDPCVVVPVDKKSHYIHLIMPLRS from the coding sequence ATGAAAATATCAGTTGTACAAGAAAATCTAGTAAAGGCCGTAGCTACAGTTAGTCGAGTAGTTGGATCTAGAGCTAGCTTACCTATTTTAGGAAATATTTTACTTAAAGCTGATAAGTCATCTCTAAGTTTATCTACCACTAATTTAGAGATAGCCCTAACTGTAACAATTGGCTGCAAGGCAGAACAGACCGGCACAGTTTGTGTGCCAGCTAAATTACTACTTGAAACCTTGCAGAGTTTGCAGAGTGAGAAGATTATGCTATCGAGCGATGACAGTAAGCTTGAGATTGCATCAGCTGGGGCGGAAGTACAGATTCAAGCCATGTCTGCCGATGAATTTCCAGCTATACCAACCATATCATCACCGCAACACCTCACCCTACCGCGTGATATTATGGTAGATGCCTTAGCTGAGGTAGTGGTAGCAGCCTCGCTCGATGAATCTAGGCCGGTGTTAGCTGGTGTATTTATGCAATCCAAACAGGATGAAATTATATTTGCCGCAACCGATAGCTACAGGTTGGCAGAAACCCGAATATCAGTTAGTAGTAAGGGTGATACAGCGATAATATTCCCTCTTCGCACGGTTCAGGAAGTTTTGAGACTAGCGGGATCTTCGGAAGCTTCGGAGGTTGCCTTAGAGCTCGGCAAGACAGAAGCTAAAATCACCATTAATAATGTAGAGCTTGTCACAAGACTTATTGAAGGTAGTTTTCCAAATTATTCACAAATTATCCCCTCTCAAGCAACCTCCACATTAAGGGTTTTACGCTCCGAGTTAGTGCAGGCAGCGCGACTAGCGGGTATTTTTGCTCGCGAGAGCGCTCACACGATCACTCTTAAGGCATCAGGTTCAACGCTACAACTGCATGCTGAAGCTGCTCAAGTTGGTCAAAATACTTCGGAGGTATCACTAAAGCTGGATGGTGCGGAGGCAGCTATCTCGCTTAATGTTCGATTCCTAATCGATGCCCTGTCGGTAATTTCAACAGATGAAGTGGAGCTACGCTTAAATGACAAGCTCGATCCATGTGTTGTGGTGCCGGTTGATAAGAAAAGTCACTATATTCACCTCATAATGCCACTGCGCAGTTAA
- a CDS encoding membrane protein insertase YidC, translating to MFDAIFVQPLMNVLFFIYGIIPGHDFGIAVIIMTIIIRFAMWPVMAKQLHSQKKMQELQPEIARIKSEAKGDKQQESARLMELYKEREINPLASCLPLIIQLPFLIALFAVFSRATQGIETVAPLLYGPVKNLSWIQQVIQNPSLFSAELFGVVDLAAKNNIVLALLAGATQYYQVWQITPKQTTPNDPSAAANKMMTWMFPLMTAWIGYTLVAALPLYWAVSNGISILQQTLTMREEVDKMEEAKVVTKVREATGNTKKSKSKGKAKRKKG from the coding sequence ATGTTTGATGCAATTTTTGTTCAGCCGTTGATGAATGTACTGTTTTTTATCTATGGCATAATTCCTGGGCATGATTTTGGTATAGCGGTAATTATTATGACAATCATAATTCGTTTTGCGATGTGGCCAGTTATGGCGAAGCAACTACACTCACAAAAGAAGATGCAGGAACTACAACCAGAGATTGCTCGAATAAAATCTGAGGCAAAAGGCGATAAGCAGCAGGAGAGTGCTCGGTTAATGGAGTTATATAAGGAAAGAGAGATTAACCCTTTAGCTTCTTGTTTGCCATTAATTATTCAGTTACCTTTTTTAATTGCATTATTTGCCGTCTTTAGTCGAGCAACACAGGGAATTGAAACAGTTGCACCGCTACTATATGGGCCAGTAAAAAACCTTAGCTGGATCCAGCAAGTTATTCAAAATCCTAGCCTATTTTCTGCCGAATTGTTTGGAGTTGTCGATCTAGCTGCAAAAAATAATATCGTTCTAGCACTACTGGCTGGAGCGACTCAGTATTATCAGGTTTGGCAGATTACCCCCAAGCAAACTACCCCAAACGATCCAAGTGCTGCAGCTAATAAGATGATGACTTGGATGTTTCCATTAATGACAGCCTGGATTGGCTACACGCTTGTGGCGGCACTTCCGCTGTATTGGGCAGTATCAAATGGAATAAGTATTTTACAGCAAACTCTGACAATGCGCGAAGAAGTTGATAAGATGGAAGAAGCAAAAGTTGTCACTAAGGTGCGAGAAGCTACAGGTAATACAAAGAAATCTAAGAGTAAGGGTAAGGCTAAACGAAAGAAAGGGTAG
- the dnaA gene encoding chromosomal replication initiator protein DnaA: protein MGQERSDLNSIWQTVLGELEVSLSGHSFKTFVKPVNLESVTGGTAVLVVPNPFSSAQIKARFESDILNALAQHIDGIEKIDYVIRSSSTSQETNLDIPEGISRKRHNKPSSRQTAPQPNLFNQKQHLVERYNFDNFIVGSSNRLAHSAARLVTEKPGTDYNPLFLYGPAGVGKTHLMWGIYGELARRNKNLELMYITIEEFYKTFVDSVRKSEAFTNKYREVDVLFVDDIQFIKKKETTQEEFFHTFNALHQANKQIVICSDRPPKEIPELEERLRSRFEWGMVVDIQPPDLETRVAIIQAKAEEKNFSISLEIAEEIAERIATNIRELEGGFNKVYMHCELHNEKPSLELVAQILGGATQARNTRRKPSPKQVIEEIAEYYGLRVDDLSGKRRSKDVVLPRQIAMYILRSELDLSFPQIGGHLGGRDHTTIMHGCEKVETLMQTKDPITQEISEVRERIHQEFTATA from the coding sequence ATGGGGCAAGAACGCTCTGACTTAAATTCGATTTGGCAAACGGTGCTTGGTGAACTTGAGGTTTCACTAAGTGGGCACAGTTTTAAGACTTTTGTAAAACCAGTTAACCTGGAGTCGGTTACTGGCGGTACGGCTGTACTGGTGGTGCCTAATCCATTTTCGAGTGCCCAAATTAAGGCTCGGTTTGAATCTGATATTTTAAATGCTCTAGCTCAACACATTGATGGAATTGAAAAAATTGACTATGTTATTCGATCTAGCTCCACTAGTCAAGAAACTAACCTCGATATCCCAGAAGGAATAAGTCGTAAGCGCCACAATAAACCCAGCTCTAGACAAACAGCTCCTCAGCCAAACCTATTCAATCAAAAGCAACATCTAGTTGAACGATATAATTTTGATAACTTTATAGTAGGATCATCTAATCGCTTAGCCCATTCGGCAGCTCGCCTAGTAACGGAAAAGCCTGGTACCGACTACAATCCCCTCTTTCTATACGGCCCGGCTGGTGTTGGAAAAACTCATTTGATGTGGGGAATTTACGGTGAACTAGCTCGGCGTAATAAAAATCTTGAACTGATGTATATTACGATTGAAGAATTTTATAAAACATTTGTTGATTCGGTGAGAAAATCTGAGGCATTCACTAATAAATATCGTGAGGTAGATGTCTTGTTTGTGGATGATATTCAATTTATTAAAAAGAAAGAAACTACTCAAGAAGAGTTTTTCCATACCTTTAACGCTCTCCACCAAGCTAATAAACAGATTGTGATTTGCTCTGATCGACCACCAAAAGAAATACCAGAGCTAGAAGAACGTCTGAGGAGTCGATTTGAGTGGGGTATGGTGGTAGATATTCAGCCACCCGACCTAGAAACTAGAGTAGCAATTATTCAGGCTAAGGCAGAGGAAAAGAACTTTTCTATATCACTTGAGATTGCCGAAGAAATTGCTGAGCGTATTGCTACAAATATTCGTGAGCTTGAAGGCGGATTTAATAAAGTATATATGCACTGTGAACTACATAATGAAAAACCATCGCTCGAGCTGGTTGCTCAAATACTTGGAGGAGCCACTCAAGCCCGCAATACTAGACGTAAGCCTAGTCCTAAACAAGTTATTGAAGAAATTGCTGAATATTATGGCCTAAGAGTGGATGACTTATCTGGAAAACGTCGCAGTAAAGATGTAGTTTTACCTCGCCAAATTGCTATGTATATCCTACGTTCAGAACTAGATTTATCATTTCCGCAAATTGGTGGTCACCTCGGCGGTCGTGACCACACAACCATAATGCACGGTTGTGAAAAAGTTGAAACCTTAATGCAGACAAAAGATCCAATCACTCAAGAAATTTCTGAAGTGAGAGAGAGAATTCATCAAGAATTTACGGCAACTGCCTAA